TTAATGAAATGGACTATGATATATGATTTAATCTTGTCTGCAACCTCAGTTTGATATTTGAACTCAATACcagttatatatattgatgttCAGTTTGATCCaatgtttttttcttgagaTATCTAACATTTATATAAAACTCTTACGAACATTTGAATAGGTATCGAGATTGGGGAGTTTGCTTCACATACGGTACCTGGTTTGCGCTAAGCGGATTGGCAGCTGCTGGGAAGACTTTTAGCACTTGTGCAGCCATGCGCAATGGGGTTAGCTTTTTGCTTAAGGTCCAGAGAGAGAATGGTGGTTGGGGAGAGAGCTATCTTTCATGCCCACAAGAGGTAAGTAACTCGGGCTTTGAGTTTCTTAATTCAACCTTTAACcaagatatatatgtaacttaATATTTCTCTGACTTGGGTGATACAGACGTACGTTCATCTCGAAGGAAACCGATCCAATCTAGTACAGACTGCTTGGGCTATGATGGGTCTCATTAGTGCAGGTCAGGCAGAAAGAGACCCGGCACCTCTTCATCGTGCTGCAAAGTTTATAATCAATTCTcaactggaaaatggtgattTTCCCCAGCAGGTATATGTCTTTCTTTGCCTAACAAAACTTGCATCAATTTAGTATGTTAATTGTATGTAGTACTTGAAATTTTTGTAACTAACTAGTAAACACTGAATAATTAATATGGCAGGAAATCACCGGAGTCTTCAAGAAGAACTGCATGATGCATTTTGCAGCATATAGAAACATATACCCAATGTGGGCTCTTGCAGAATATCGCAATCGGGTTCCCTTGCCTTCCGAGGGCTGAATTGCTCACCATGTTATGTAGCTCATCAAAATAAAGGACCATATAAGAATGAGAATGACAAGGTAAAGAATGAGAATTATAAAGGAAAAGCTTCTAAGATAACTAAAATTGAGAAGATCTATATGAAAGGTTGGGATAGCAGAAGTTGGGAGGTTCTTGATCCATATTCGtaaagaaggaagaaactgTCCTCCAGCGGTCAATGAAAATTCATATATCTAGCCGGATATTATAACTTTGTATGACACACTCTGTTGTTAATatctaaataaaatatatatcgTTGCGTATCTCACATGATCATTTATCATTTATGTGTATAATAATTTTTACAAAGTGTAGCGTAGTTTGGAAAATTCTATGATACCTACCCATATGTGATATttacatttacaaatgtgacaacatatttgtagtcaaAGTGGTAATACTGAGTcgtattgtttgtaatcttgttccaataattgtaattacaaaatgtaaaaccattttataactttttgaacaaattgttttcatagttgtaattttatttaacttgatgtaaatagtgtaaataaatttggtaaatttgttctcaatgttgtaatttgattcataacattgtaatttttgttcaagtacatgtaaaataaaagtaggatATACATCCCAGTACCATAGCTTGTCTCGCGTAGTTTTACATGagattcctttttttttttcttaaataagTCCCCAATAGGGCTTAGTTGATCCAcgatttatgtttcatttttcgttttcttttcttttccaatcgTGATGTATGGATCTTAGTTGATCGATCATGTTTATGAATTAACGAGATTGTGTAAAAGTTCTATTTGCTTCTGCCACTCACTCTGTGAGTCTCTTCCTGTGTGCGTATGACAACATTTTTGGCAAAATAACATGTTTTGTCATCAGCAACTTACGTAGGGGTAGGGGTAGGGCTAGGGGAGGAGTAAGATGTGAATCGCATGTTCAAATGCCCAAACCCGAAGCTCTATGCACCCGACCCGAACCCAAATGTATATAGTGAATGGTCTCTCTCACATTCTGTTGCTCACCTTGGAGTTGAAAATGCTATCCACACTCCAACCACCGCGCTCACTCTCCCACTTCCGCCGCCGCCCCACCTCCCTTAAACCCCTCTCCTCCTTATCCTCACAGCCCGTCACCCACTCCACCCTCACAGACCAATCCCATTCACCCTCCCAAATCCTCTCCACCCGCGACTCCCTCCTCTCCCGCCAAATCACCGCCGCCGAGCTCGCCGAGTCCTTCCTCGCCCGCCTCCGCCGCACCGAGCCCCACCTCCGCTCCTTCCTCCACGTCTCCGACGCCGCCGTCCTCGCCCAGGCCCGCGACCTCGACGAGAAGCTTCGCCGGAATGAGGAGGTGGGCCCCCTGGCCGGGGTGCTCGTGGCCGTGAAGGACAACATATGCACGGCGGAGATGCCGTCCACGGCGGGGTCGAGGGTTTTGGAGGGGTACACGCCGCCGTATGATGCCACTGCTGTGAGGAAGATTAAGGAGCTGGGTGGGATTGTGGTGGGCAAGACCAATTTGGATGAGTTTGGGATGGGCAGCACCACCGAAGGCTCCGCCTTTCAGGTTTTGGCTCTTCTGGGTCACCTTTAATTTGTCTATTTACTTGTGGGTTATGTCAAAGTTTCGTTCTTTTCgattatattgaaatgaaaagtagATGTAGTTTAATACTGAAGAAGCTAGTAGACTACTAGGAGTAGTGTTAGTGATTCATGCGCATTCTGAATGTGAATTGcccctttttgttttgagcaTTAATAAGCTTTCGTGCGCTGTGTAGATTTTCGttatttttgttaaacttGATGGAAAGGAAAATGTAGGATTAAGTTCTGgagaaagaattgaaaatgTGGTTCAATAGGGGAGAATTTGGTTTAATGTTCAAGTGAAATGTAGAGTGTGAGTGATCCTTTTTTCTTGTGGGTACTGAAAAAGCTTGGTTTTATTGACACTCAGAAAATGGGGTAGGGGGAGTTTGTTCTTTATGTTGTGGTAACTGGAGTTGGTTTACTCAGGTGGTGCATCTGTTGGTTCATTAGGTGACTGCAAACCCATGGGACACGACACGGGTGCCAGGAGGGTCATCAGGAGGCTCGGCTGCAGCGGTATCTGCTAGGCAGAGTATGGTTTCGTTGGGAAGTGATACTGGTGGAAGTGTGAGGCAGCCGGCATCGTTTTGCGGTGTTGTAGGGTTGAAGCCCACGTATGGGCGTGTTTCGAGGTTTGGACTTATGGCGTATGCGTCATCACTTGATGTTATTGGCTGCTTTGGAACATCTGTTGCTGATGCTGGGATTCTTCTTCATGCAATTTCTGGTCATGACAGGCTTGATGCCACCAGCAGCAAGCGTGTAAGTGTTTATATAAGTATGATGTTATGTCTAGTGTACCACTAAGGTCAAATTGTCTGCAAACTTGATTGGCATGAATCATGATCTGATTCCATACCATAATATTGCGGTAACCATGAAAACGTGCTTCAACTGTTATACTCGAGAAACCTCTCCAGGGCTCTAACAGTACCATGGTTACCAATGTTGACTTCACTATGCATAACCATAGCAGTATAAGCCAAACTTATCTTGTCATTATTCAGCCTGAGGATTCTGCAAAAtttaatataacaaaattgtTGGTTTGCACTTAGAATGTACAGACTAAAGACCACTTTTCCAGATATGTTTGCTTGACATGTAGGcgctttcttttttctttcaggaGGTTCCTGATCTTGCACCTCACTTTATTTCCACTAGTTCGCTACAGTCGAAACCTCTGAAAGGATTAAAAATTGGTCTGATTCGTGAAACTCTCGATGATGGTGTTGATATTGGAGTAACTTCTGCAATTCGTACTGCTGCACTGCATCTTGAAGAATTAGGATGCTCCGTAACAGAGGTTTGccttctattattttttcttttcattttaaccGCTCTTACTTCTCTGTCCCATCCCAAAGTTTCATTTATACCCCTCTTTGGTTTATTAATTGTATCTTCCTGAACCATTTACACGCAGGTCTCACTACCATCTTTCTCACTTGGATTGCCAGCCTACTATGTTATTGCTTCATCCGAGTCATCTTCGAATTTATCACGTTATGACGGTCTCAGGTAAAATGCTAAAACTGGTATTTGTGGTAATTTTGCCCTGTGCAAAGGTTTTGTGTTAAGTACTTATTGATACTTTTAAGTTTTCATTTGGGAATTATAAAAGATTGATTATATTTCTACATGACTCTAATTGTACACAAGTCTCCCTCATTTTATGTTTAAGACTTTATTGaccacaaagaaaaaaaaaaaagtaaatgacTTTTGATTTATGATGCCCATGTGATTAAGCTACTAATCATCTAGTTGAAATGACCCAAGTGTCTGTGAGAGACAGTTGTGTGTGTAGAAGCTTGTTTAGATTTGGGATGACACAGATTTGCATGTTCTGATACCTCATAGGTGGTATATTATCCTGATCCATTATCTTTGTATCAATATCCAGGTATGGAAACCAAGTTGCTGCTGATGAGCTGAACTCTCAGTACATGGATTCCCGAGCCAAGGGATTTGGATCTGAGGTACTTGATGTATAATGGCTAGTTAAAattgttgggttttgaaatttcaattcatgaGCAGCATTTCCTCAGTGCTCTTGGTCTAGTTAAAACCTGGACTTAGGACATTGCAATTTTAATTAGACTCGTATAGGCTAGTGTGTAGTGAGCTGATTTAATGCTTTTGCTATTACAGGTCAAAAGGAGAATTCTTACTGGAACATATGCCCTTTCAGCTGGTTATTATGATGCATATTATAAACGAGCCCAGCAGGTATGTCGAACATGCTAAATCTTTGTTTCTAATAGAAAGTGTGTTGGTGCTCCATTAGTTTTACCGCTgataatataatattaaagAAACCAACAAGGAGTTTATAGCAATCTATACAGAGTATTGCATAAAATATCCGGTTTCTAGAATTTGGAATAACGTATTCAGCAAAGCCAATCTAATAGTTCATTCTTTTCGGGACAAAACTACAAttagtttgttcttgattacCTCACGGAGATTGTGATGTTATAAAAGGTGATCCTCTGCTTTATTCTGATCATGAAGGAAGTAATGATTGTGATAGTGATTTAGGTGAGGACTATAATCCGGAAAAGCTTCAAGGCGGCACTGGATGAACATGACATTTTAATCTCACCTGCTGCTCCGTCTGCTGCTTATAAGATTGGTATGCTAACCTCTGACAATACTCTTCTACTTGTTGAAGTTGCATACTTTTCACAGTTTTCAGTAAAGCACATTTTGGTTGATCTTTCcaggtgaaaagaaaaatgatccaTTAGCTATGTACGCGGGAGACATAATGACGGTGAGCCTCTGAGTACCCAATTCCGAAATTCTCTTTATGCTACGCTTGTGTGTTTGTACTCGGAGTTCTATGATGGTTGAATCACTATAATTAGACATGTAGAAAACACACCATGCTCATGCTCATCAGTATTCAGTCCAACTCATCTAAGCCTAAATATTTGTAGATCAGCTTTCTTGTCCATCATTTTAATGCTAGAACAGGAATTTGCACATGTACACTGTGTTATAGTATGTTGAACAAGCAGAACAACGGTTCAGTTGTATCAAAGAACTAACTGTGAAAGGATAGTTCCTtttattactttttactaGTGTGATTATGTTAGCTGTAGTGTCAGGTTGTTGGTGATGTCTGGCTAGTAGTATGCATATTCATTTATATTCAATTGCCATCAATACCACCATTTCTAAGATATATACTTCAACCTGTGACCCCAACTTATGTTGGTTTTGAGCAAAGAGTACATAATTAAGACTCGCACTATTGTTTGATTCTCTAATGAGAACTTAAAACTGATCCACGATCTCATCCTAGGGATGCAGTGAACACTCAGTAATACTTGTGGCTCTATATAACATGCACACTTATCCTTCTTCAACACTTGATTGCCTGTCAATGCTAAGATGACTATACAGCTGACCTGCTTCCACTTAATTCTATCTACAGGTTAATGTTAACTTGGCAGGTCTACCTGCATTGGTTCTGCCATGTGGATTTGCCCAAGGGGGGTCAGCAGGCCTTCCAGTTGGTCTTCAAATGATCGGTGCAGCATTTGATGAGGTACTGCATTTTTACCTACAGCACCTGACCTTGTTTTTTCCACTTATTATTtagtaaaaatgataaataaattCAAACCCTCCCTATCTACTTTGGCAGGAAAAGTTGCTTAGAGTGGGTCACATTTTTGAGCAGACCCTTCAGAATTGCAGATTTGTTCCTCCATTGATAGCAGATGAAGACATATCATTCTAGCAACCAATTGATTGTTGGATGTGCTTATTAAGAAGATATTTTGTAACATTGTAATCTATCAAAAAAGAATTAGTAGGTTAGATTGAGCAACATTAGATTACAAATCTGTTTCTACTTTCCGATTCGAGTCTGGAAGGTGCTTTAGGTCAACAAACAATTGGATAGAGGAACCGCAGCAATTTATGTTCTCTAATTTTTGTGATTCGTAGGCTTCCATTGTCACGCTTACATCACTTGAATTTCCCCAAAGTAAATCGTGAATTGTTCTACTCAAACTTgaaactttcattttcattcatcaacTCATGAAGATATTCATTTACATCAAGGGTCTCAGTTTCtttaatattaattttccTAAAAAGATGAGAATTTTTACGAGAAAATTTTACCGCTTTGCCgcagtaaaaataaaagtgaCGTGATGGTAATAATCCTCCAGGAGAGAATAATCAAAAAGATCCGCCAGAGCTTAACTTGGTACCCCCAGCGCACGTTAGCACGAGACACCCAGGATCTTTATAACATAAGCAAAAACCAAGCAGACCTCATGCtttcatatatacttgttCATATTTacccaaaaaggaaaattatttttcatttttaaaaattaaaaattaaaatccagTAAAAGCATCTCACCTCCGTCAACCACTCTCTTCCCGTCTCCGATCACTCGGTGAGTACCCGGAATCTTAATTTCCGTTTTACTTCTcgtattcttctttttaatttcgGGGCAACATTCGAGCTTTATGAATTTCTTGAAGATGTAGCTGGACATGTTGGGTTGGATTGGATCAGGGATTTGCATTTTGATGAATCtgaaatttgttgttttgtttagtGAGATTGATATTGAAAGGTTGACCCTTTTGCTGAATTTGGATGTGGGTTTGTGTTCTATGAACTGATAGGgatctttctttgttttgttgttctgtGTGATTGCTTGCTGAGAAAGTTCATGGATTTATATGTTAAGTTTTGTTATATCAGTGTTCATGAGTTATGTGACTTTAGGTTGACCattgatgatcatgatcaagttttggagctttttttttttatcatggaAACAGTTAAATTAAGAATCAATTATCTGTTTCATGTCATATTGGATTGAAAGAGAGTAATATCTGGGGTAGAGAAAACCGGGGTTAAATGTTTTTTGGAGCTTTTAAGGCTTGTTTTGCCTGATACAGAGCCTACTTCGTTGAATTTAGAGAAGTTGGATGTGTCTTTGTCGCTATGGAGTATGTTGATTACTTTGAATGAAGTTATCTGATGATTGATCGGAGTATGTTGTATGTTTAGGTAACAGCCTTGGGGGGCATAGGCCAAGAAGAAGTGATCAGGTAGCATGGATGAGGAATTTTTTAGACCGAATGGGAAGGGAATAGCACCTCCATCTTTGGTTGATCTGTGCATTCATGTGGCGATAGATAATATAAGGTACCTAGGGGATGTTGGTGAAAcggattttgattttcttgagcAAATCTTGCCACATAGTACAAAAGACCAGTTGATGCATATCGAGAAGAGTACGAAAGTAAGTTGTTCAGTCTTCATTTCCTGGAATGTTTTTGCTATGCTCTAGCAGTAATTCTGATATGATTGTTGAGCTGTTATTTGTAGGGTAGGGATTTGAGTCCAGTAACTGATAAGTTGTGGAGGAAGTTCTATGAGAAGGACTTTGGTATTGAGAGGACTAATCTGGTGATTgaaaggatgaagaagaagaaagtcaattTCAGATGGTTACAATTGTATCAGGTgggtttttcttcattttgcgtcagccaaatttgtttcttttagtttCCCTAAAACGTTGCTAAACTATTGAGAATAAAACCTTATTTTGGGTACTTGATGCAGAATGTGTAGATCTATTTAATGCTTCCATGAGAAATTTCTATAACTATTTAACTGGGGTTTATTTTCAGGCCAAATTGAGGGAAGTGGATGAGGCTGAAAATGAAGCAGCTGACCGGTTGAagaattcatataaaaaagaagTTGCACGTATGTTTCCTTCATCATATTCTAGCAAGCAAGGAACATTATGTTAATTTGTTGAATTACTCTCTCTAGCTTTGTGGTTAAGCCTTGCATAATTCACAACTTTTTAGGTTCAAAGGCTGGTGTAGTGGTAGTTTAATTGCATTGTTGCTCTTATCTGAAGTGTtacagaaaaataacaaagatcaaagaaggaaaaaaaaaagaacttctGAACTATTCATATTTTGTAGGGAAACAAAGTCGGCAAGTTCGTATCTGTGAAAAGGTCCCACCATCGAGCAATAAAAGAAGTTGGGGTGGAGGAGGTATTTTTTCTGTTCTATTATTGTTGGATCTTGATCTATCATCCTATTGATTTTATCCTCATCAGCCGCTCAAACACTAATACATTAAATAGGGTACAGAATGATGTTTTTTTCCTTGCTAATTGATATGATTCTGGTTAATCTTTGCAGGAAACTATAATGTTTCTAATACAAAGAGCAACTTGCtgaagaaagcaaaattaGACTATCTTAAAAGGTAATATGTCATACGTTCATACAACATGTTTGTAGGTATCATTTGTTTGGTAACCAGGGTCAAGGCTCTGATTAGGATGATTCTCTTCGGTAAAACATGAGATTGGTTACAAAAAAGTGAACTCCTTAAACTTGACCTCATTTACCAAAAAATGATACCCAAAACATGTTGCAGCAGAAAAGGTCTCTATACATAGGGATTATCAAACTTTTctgatgattttcttgaagcCTTTATGCTCAATCACAAATTATGGTTTTACATTCCAGAAATTAACCTTTTTTTGGCACTTCCATTTGAGCAGTCCTGAGGTGAGAAATGCTGCAGTTATGAGGAGAACTGCGATCCAGAGGAGGTAAACTTGATTCATTATATTTGCGCAATTCAACTAAGGTGCATCCCTCTCACATTATCTACCCTGTATTGAACAGTGCCCCTCCCATGAAGAAGTCAAACGGGTTTTCTGGGAACCAACTGGGTTCCTCTTCTAATCAGAGTAAGCCCATTGAGAGGACATTCAAACCAAAGAAGATGCCATTCTAAATGTTCTTGTATGTGTGAAGGGAACATTGTCAAACCAAATGCTCAGTTGACCTCTGCAGCACATCGTTGATTGAAGCAtccatttccagaaaatcttgGTGGTGGCTTCAAATTCTCGGCCTTGGGGACATTCTGGCTGCCCACAGTTTTActatttctccttttcaataatgatcatttttgttcatttttttctttttcactggGTCATCCTCCTTGTGTGGTTTTGTCTCACAGCAGTATCAGTAACAATGTTAAGCTCTTCATATTTATGTTCAAATTTCAGCATATTCTGTTGTCAACGAGATTAGATTTCCAGTGGCTGACCCCTCTTTACTTTCAAAATATACTGGACATCTTCAATCTAAGCCAGCTTTGTATCCTGCATCAAGAGTATCAAAGTGATCAAatcatttttagttttcttgttaACCTTCAGACTTCAGTCACCTATCCTGCATCACATTGTCCTCCATTTCTGTACGAACAAGTCACCAGTATCATACTCGGTCGAAAACAACATTCTGTTTGACATGGAGATTTAACTGGTCTGACATGTATTTCCTAGAACTCAACATCATTACTATACCCTAGACTAGTAGGGGTTTTCCTCAACACTTACAAGCGTTTACCTAGAGTCGGTAGGTATCGACCTAAATTTACTCGTATCACTGATTCACACATGCCACCATCTAAATCCTCCTCCAATAGATTGAACAAATATGAAGGCTCAATCTAGCTTTTTCTTCCACCAGTAAAAAAGATTGAGATCTAACAGGCATTATGTACAAAGATCTAGAGCATAAAATTCATTTTGTAAGTTACTTACAAAATGGTCTGCCGGACAAATAATAGAGACGACCTCGTGAAACATGGTATGAAAGCAATACATATGGACGGATCGACTGAGCCGGTCAATTATAGAGTAAACCAGACATATATGGACTGAGTGTAAAGCATGCATGAATGAATGCATGATCGAAGCACTACTTATGGTTGTAGCTTTTAGGTACGTGTGGTTTTACCTTTTAGGCACGTAAGTAGCTCGATCAAGTTACTCAAGTCAACGACAAATGCTTTGTTCTTTTGCGAAAATTTTATACGCATCAAGGTGTAAGTGAACCGAGCACTTATATGCAATTTCAGCTTTTTATTTGATCAAACTATCCACGTGACActatcatgtatatatgcgaacaccattaacaaaattgaaacctaaaAAGCTTATCCAAGTGTTTCAAACATAGGATGTGACAACCCGAAGTCGAAGAAGGTATCGGATTAAAAATGTAAATGACAGAGCAAGAAATTGATTCATTCTATCTTCGCTTCCGTTCTCTTGCCGGCATATGTTCATAAACACATAAAATACAATGTACACAAAAATACATGTTGATAAATGATAATCTCTAAGATTTTAGTCAGCTGCATTTCTTCAATATTCTAATCAATGGGAAAACCGGAAAGCCAAGTGCATGAATTAATTAATCTTTGCACTAAATATATAACATGAACCATTGTACAGCACCAACCACCTTAGCCCTTAAGCtcttagcatatatatatattagtctCCAGTATCTGAAAATCAAGGCCATACTTGCTTAAACCGCATCACAGAAATGGCCCTAGTAGTGGAAGACAAGCGTGCAGGTGCTGTGATCGTGCATGGAGCTCAAGAGTGCTACCAACAATCCATTGATCTCTTGCAAGAGATGGGGTTTCCTAAAGGTGTTTTTCCCCTGAAAGACCTAGTGGAGTGTGGAAGGGTGAAGGAAACTGGGTTTGTGTGGATGAAGCAGAAGGCGCCGTACGAGCATTACTTTGTTGGGTCGAACACGAGAGCGAGCTATGAAACTGAGGTGACTGCGTATGTGGAGAAggggaggatgaagaagatgactgGGATCAAGAGCAAGCTGGTGTTTCTTTGGGTGCCTATTACTGAGATGATCATGGAGGAGCCATCAACCAAGAAGATCACTTTCAAGACTCCGATGGGGATCGGGAGGTCTTTTCCGGTCACGGCTTTCATGACCGAGGAGGAGAAGCAGAAGTATATGGAGAATGGTAACGAAGAGTAAAGTTGGGGGATCGATGTCTAGTATTGTATTGTGGTAAAACTTGGGTTAATTCCGACTTCGAGTTTTCATGATTGATGATTCTGTCTAACAAATTTCAATCGGCGGTCTATGCAGACATATTATGTTAGATTTTCATactttatgaatttatgatccTAAGAATGTTATTTTCGAGTTCAAAAATTGTACAGCGCAcctttttttctgtttgacaAGTTGAGGATTAGTCGCCAATTTGTTCATTAGTACTCCAATTATAGAAAAGTATAATATGGCAGAATGAATAATTGTATTCAActatgagatatatatacaaagcacCTAGTCTACATTGTCTGGTTTTTTCTACAAGTTAGGATACCAGTAAGGCAAGACATCTATCACAACTACAACTGAATCAAAAGATTGATTCTCATTATCCTACGGTATCACACTACTTAATACAATATTCTTGCATATCAAGATAATATCTATACAAATCTACAAGATATACTTTTCAACActcccctcaagttggagagtgTATATCAATAACTCCAAACTTGCACATGAGCTGTCTAAACTTTTCTCTGCCCAAAGCTTTTGTAAAAACATCTGCCAATTGTTGTGAAGAAATCACAAATCGAGTAATAACTTCACCTTTCACAATTTTGTCCTGAATAAAATGACAATCCATTTCAATATGTCGAGTTCTCTCATGAAACACAGGATTTTTAGCAATGTGCAAAGCAGCTTGATTATCACAATGTAAAACAGCAGGACTTGTAACAGGCATATGCATATCtgcaaataaattaataacgtagCCAAGTAAGCTCACAGCAAGTACCTGTCATTGCTCTGTACTCAACTTCTGCACTTGATAAAGATATAGTCTTCTGCCTCTTGGTCCTccatgaaattaaagaatttcCCAGAAATACACAATAGCCCGTAGTAGAGCGGTGGGTAATAGGACAACCTGCCCAATCAGAATCGCAGAAAGCCTTCAGATTTAAAGAGTTATTGGCATGGAGAAGTAAACCTTGACCAGGAGAAGACTTCAGGTAACGAACAACTTGAAGAGTAGCAGTCATATGTTGTAAGCGAGGTTCATGCATAAACCGGCTAAGAATATGTACTGAGTATGTGATGTCGGGTCTAGTAATGGTCAAATAAATCAGCCGACCAACCAGGCGCCGATATGAAGCAGGGTCTTTGAGTAATTCTCCTTTATTTGAAAGCTTGGATTCTTCCATGGGAAACTCAACCGGCTTAGCACCCAAGTAGCCACTATCCTTGATAATTTCCAAGCTAGGTATATTTACGTTGGGATATGTAAATCCCTTTCTTGGAACGAGCTACGTACTTCAATGCCAAGGAAAAATTTCAGATCAGCAAAATCCTTGTTGCGAAAACGAGTATGGAGGAATTGCTTCAGAGCATTAATAGACTCCATATTGTTTCCTGTTATCAGAATGTCATCCACATAGATTAATAAAACAGTGAGAGATGTACCATGCTTGCGGACAAACAAAGAATAGTCGGCCTTGGACTGAGAGAAACCAGCAGCAAGAATAACCTCGGTGAACTTAGAAAACCATTGACGAGAGGCCTGTTTTAGTCCATACAACGACTTGTGAAGGCGACACACTAAATTCTCCCCCTGTCGCCGAAGACCAGGAGGAGGGGACATGTAAATCTCCTCTAGTAAATCACCATTCAAGAAAGCATTATTAACATCTAATTGATGTAAAGACCAGTTCAGActagcagcaacaacaagaagGCATCGGACAGTGATCATTTTTGCAATAGGGGAAAAAGTATAATGGTAATCGATACCGGCAGTTTGAGAGAAGCCCCGAGAACCAAGCCTGGCCTTATAGCGCTCCACTGAACCATCAGCCTTACGCTTGATTCGATACACCCATTTACAACTAATAGGCCGCTTCCAAGGAGGTAAAGGAACCAGACTCCATGTCTGATTATCAACAAGAGCTTGAAGCTCAGAATTCATAGCCTCTTGCCATTTCGGATCAGCTGCAGCAATTTCATAAGAGGTCGGTTCCTCATCCTGACTAACATTAGCAATATAACGAAGATATGTAGGAGAATACCGATTGTAGGATATGTAGTGACAAAGAGAATATTTCGTACCTGGTGTAGAACAAGACAAGGCCGAGGACAATTGGTGTGGTGGCAGAACCACCTGCGAGCAAACGTAGCCTCTGAGGCGAACATTGGCTTCCCGAGAACGCTGAGAACGACGAAGTGGCTCAGCGGGAACAATGGGAAGAGAGTCAGGAATAGCAGAATCAATTGATGGATGCTCAggtggaggaagagaagaCGACGCCGGCGGAGGAAGA
The sequence above is drawn from the Fragaria vesca subsp. vesca unplaced genomic scaffold, FraVesHawaii_1.0 scf0513040, whole genome shotgun sequence genome and encodes:
- the LOC101308043 gene encoding glutamyl-tRNA(Gln) amidotransferase subunit A, chloroplastic/mitochondrial-like; translation: MLSTLQPPRSLSHFRRRPTSLKPLSSLSSQPVTHSTLTDQSHSPSQILSTRDSLLSRQITAAELAESFLARLRRTEPHLRSFLHVSDAAVLAQARDLDEKLRRNEEVGPLAGVLVAVKDNICTAEMPSTAGSRVLEGYTPPYDATAVRKIKELGGIVVGKTNLDEFGMGSTTEGSAFQVTANPWDTTRVPGGSSGGSAAAVSARQSMVSLGSDTGGSVRQPASFCGVVGLKPTYGRVSRFGLMAYASSLDVIGCFGTSVADAGILLHAISGHDRLDATSSKREVPDLAPHFISTSSLQSKPLKGLKIGLIRETLDDGVDIGVTSAIRTAALHLEELGCSVTEVSLPSFSLGLPAYYVIASSESSSNLSRYDGLRYGNQVAADELNSQYMDSRAKGFGSEVKRRILTGTYALSAGYYDAYYKRAQQVRTIIRKSFKAALDEHDILISPAAPSAAYKIGEKKNDPLAMYAGDIMTVNVNLAGLPALVLPCGFAQGGSAGLPVGLQMIGAAFDEEKLLRVGHIFEQTLQNCRFVPPLIADEDISF
- the LOC101308339 gene encoding uncharacterized protein LOC101308339, which translates into the protein MDEEFFRPNGKGIAPPSLVDLCIHVAIDNIRYLGDVGETDFDFLEQILPHSTKDQLMHIEKSTKGRDLSPVTDKLWRKFYEKDFGIERTNLVIERMKKKKVNFRWLQLYQAKLREVDEAENEAADRLKNSYKKEVARKQSRQVRICEKVPPSSNKRSWGGGGNYNVSNTKSNLLKKAKLDYLKSPEVRNAAVMRRTAIQRSAPPMKKSNGFSGNQLGSSSNQRNIVKPNAQLTSAAHR
- the LOC101308632 gene encoding uncharacterized protein LOC101308632 encodes the protein MALVVEDKRAGAVIVHGAQECYQQSIDLLQEMGFPKGVFPLKDLVECGRVKETGFVWMKQKAPYEHYFVGSNTRASYETEVTAYVEKGRMKKMTGIKSKLVFLWVPITEMIMEEPSTKKITFKTPMGIGRSFPVTAFMTEEEKQKYMENGNEE